A window of Cytobacillus sp. FSL H8-0458 genomic DNA:
TGAAAAATTAAATAAACGGCATGATTTTCTCGGTTCTGCAAGAAACGCAGATAAATAGTTGTACTTGTACTGTCAACTCCTTTTTTATAAGATAAGAGTATCAAATTTTATTCGGTTATTAGTCTAAAGACAACTTATAAAAAAAATTCGGAGCTGATTGTATGAGATGCCCTTCATGCCAAAACAATAATACGCGTGTGCTCGATTCCCGTCCTGTGGATGACAGCCGATCCATCCGCCGCAGAAGGGAATGCGAGAAATGCGGATACCGGTTTACGACTTTTGAGAAAGTGGAAGAAATTCCATTAATCGTTGTGAAAAAAGAAGGTACGAGAGAGGAATTCAGCCGGGAAAAAATTCTGAGAGGCCTTATTAAAGCATGTGAAAAGAGGCCGGTAGCTCTTAAAGATCTGGAGGACATTACTTTTGAAGTGGAGAAGGAACTCCGCAGCAATGGTGTCTCTGAAATAAAAAGCGATGAAATTGGCGAAATGGTCATGGACAGACTCGCAAATGTGGACGAGGTCGCATATGTCCGTTTCGCATCAGTATACAGGCAATTTAAAGATATCAATGTATTTATTGATGAACTCAAGGAATTAATTAAAAAAGAACAATCATAATCAGGACAGTTTTGCCGCTGCCGCTGATTCATGATGAAATAGGCTGATGGGCTGAAGGTTTTTCTTTGGCTCTTTTTTTTGCGGGATATGCTTTTGATGAACAGCCTAATAAAAATTTTAATAGAAAAAGGTGAACACCATGGCCCAGCATTGGCAGGAGATGCTCCCCATTGATCGATATACAGTAGCAGCCAGCGGGCTTTTGCATGATTATGACCGGAAAGTGCTGACGCTGTTATACCAGCCGCTCATTGGCTCTGTGTGCTTCAGTTTGTATATGACTTTATGGGCAGAGCTTGAAGAAAACCGGCTATGGTCATCTTCAAATTCACACCATAGTTTAATGAATTTCATGGGGATGGGGCTTAAGGATATTTATGAAGCCCGCCTCAAGCTTGAAGGGATAGGACTTTTAAAGGTATATGTTAACAAGGAAGAAGAGACAAGGTCATTTATTTACGAATTGCTTCCACCTCTGACACCTGAACAATTCTTCCTTGACGGCATGCTCAATATCTATCTTTATAAAAAATTGGGGAAGAATCAATTTATGAGGCTGAAGCGATTCTTCTCAGATCAGAAGGTGCAGCCGGCCATGGGATATGAGGAAGTAACGAAGGCTTTCCAGGATGTATTTCAATCCGGGCACCCTGGTTCGCTTGATGATGAAGTGGTGCAGCTGATGAATGAAGCGGATGGGGAAGGGTATATTGGAAGGCGGGAACAGGAAGGCATTCAAATCGGAAATGAAGATTTTAATTTTGAATTGCTTCTGGCAGGGCTGAATGAATCGCTTGTACCAAAAAAAGCCCTTACAGTTAAAGTAAAGGAATCCATCAGCAATCTTGCCTTTTTA
This region includes:
- the nrdR gene encoding transcriptional regulator NrdR, producing MRCPSCQNNNTRVLDSRPVDDSRSIRRRRECEKCGYRFTTFEKVEEIPLIVVKKEGTREEFSREKILRGLIKACEKRPVALKDLEDITFEVEKELRSNGVSEIKSDEIGEMVMDRLANVDEVAYVRFASVYRQFKDINVFIDELKELIKKEQS
- a CDS encoding replication initiation and membrane attachment family protein: MAQHWQEMLPIDRYTVAASGLLHDYDRKVLTLLYQPLIGSVCFSLYMTLWAELEENRLWSSSNSHHSLMNFMGMGLKDIYEARLKLEGIGLLKVYVNKEEETRSFIYELLPPLTPEQFFLDGMLNIYLYKKLGKNQFMRLKRFFSDQKVQPAMGYEEVTKAFQDVFQSGHPGSLDDEVVQLMNEADGEGYIGRREQEGIQIGNEDFNFELLLAGLNESLVPKKALTVKVKESISNLAFLYGIDPIQMKNIVISAVNEDNEINIDELRKSARDWYQFQNQDMLPSLIDRVQPAIHQSHKKQPETQEEELIRYLEITSPRQLLKDISGGAEPSKGDLQIIEDVMFQQKLLPGVINVLIQYVMLKTDMKLTKGYVEKIAGHWARKKIKTPQQAIALAKKEHRQYLDWAEGKKTAGPTGNKRKPIRTEMLPDWFDDKKNKGNKSKSRQSKNEEDLEMEKKELEEILKKLNSQEVNE